One segment of Brassica napus cultivar Da-Ae chromosome C3, Da-Ae, whole genome shotgun sequence DNA contains the following:
- the BNAC03G08220D gene encoding uncharacterized protein BNAC03G08220D — MLSDDSRAKRAATEEESDSSVSKKPKFEDEDDDDTSMEEESDSDSGRAWSVEAKDNDEEVVKPPNYLNMQDPEPEWDKDSYDGYELVFDSDGREGFSNDEDYKEFRDYKTKAWKNRGFLEDPFRSVYPILDLDDLWSDRVNVSRRQYLANIASLCVKKLNEEKRLSVEVVSIVRANLKARGGFKLYITFMAREHQDGPLVEYQAKAMDFAGGIKPPFPILCRPASSMP, encoded by the exons ATGTTAAGCGACGATTCGAGGGCGAAAAGAGCTGCGACTGAGGAGGAATCTGACTCTTCTGTCTCGAAAAAGCCGAAGTTCGAAGATGAAGACGACGACGACACAAGCATGGAAGAAGAAAGCGATAGTGATAGCGGACGCGCATGGAGTGTCGAGGCAAAAGACAATGATGAAGAAGTCGTGAAGCCTCCTAACTATTTAAACATGCAAGATCCGGAACCGGAGTGGGATAAGGACAGTTACGATGGTTACGAATTGGTATTCGACTCTGACGGCCGTGAAGGCTTCTCCAACGACGAGGATTACAAAGAGTTCCGCGACTATAAAACCAAGGCCTGGAAGAATAGG gggTTTTTAGAAGATCCATTCAGATCCGTCTACCCCATTTTAGATCTGGACGATCTTTGGTCAGACAGGGTAAACGTGTCTAGGAGGCAATATTTGGCAAATATTGCTTCCCTGTGTGTTAAGAAACTCAACGAGGAGAAG CGTTTGTCTGTGGAAGTTGTAAGCATTGTGAGAGCCAATTTAAAAGCAAGAGGTGGGTTTAAGCTCTACATCACCTTTATGGCTCGAGAGCATCAGGATGGTCCTCTAGTGGAGTATCAAGCCAAGGCAATGGATTTTGCAGGAGGCATAAAACCTCCCTTTCCCATTCTCTGCAGACCAGCCTCTAGCATGCCCTAA